The Arabidopsis thaliana chromosome 5, partial sequence genomic interval GAAACAGATTCCAGAAAAATTACAATCGGTTCTATCAATGTGTTTACtctaatatgttttttttttgtgtgtttttctctGTTCCGAGGATTCCTCATTTGTCTGATGACATGCACAAttacaacaatatatatagagagaaatgTCTTTCGatataagtttattttgtttctattggTAAAAATGTAACTTTAGTTTGAACTTCCCCAAAGAAAAATTCTTGGCTTATCATCCAATCCAGTAATTGATTTGTCATTCTATATAGtccaaatataattattaatctCTAGAATGAATGTAGATTTTGGACCATCCATTAGATAAAATCCTTACCTATTGTCAATTTGTCATGTCTCAAACACGTCCACAAGTTAAGGCCAATAAGTTCCACATACAAATCAATGATAAAGTTAATACTGTACTTATCAAAGGCataatttgtgtgttttcttctcaatAACATCCGCATCTCAGAGATAACTATCACCTGTTATTTTGTCCAAACATTAAATGACCTCTACTCTCAACCCATTTAATGCACATAATAAATGCTAAAAAGTACACCTGTGTGAtccaataaattaataatatttctctgtttcataatACTAGTATTTCATAACTTTAAAGAAATTTACATAAGTTAATACAAGTATGAACAATGAAGTATGTCAATGTTAAAACAGTGAACATATCCATCCGTACTTGTTGAGTTACAAAAGCTTGATGCTTAAAGTACCACAAGGTCAAGGTTTAATTTGTCTTGTCTAGTTGTCTATAGAGCTTCGAGTATTGTTGTTGCGGAGAGATCCAAGCTGAAAGTGACCGGGAGGTGCCGATGTAGAGAGGTCTAAAATAGAAGCTTTCATATCGATAGTTTCTTCCACTTATCGAAAAGAGAAATCCTCTCCTGTAAATCGAAAAGAATCTTTAGAGTTGACtaaacttttgtttactttacCTATTCACATAACTTGAAATTTATTAGTCAAaagtttagaagaaaaaacaaaaaaattcgcaaaagaaaaacacgaTAATATAGCtgaacaagaaaatcaaaaacaaaattgtattttggcAGAAAATGAAACCTATATTCATTCATAAGGGAAGGGAAACAGcccaaaaattgaaaagtcaacaaaattgaataaagAACAAGTTGGTAGTCCGACAAAAGCCCAGTTGTTCTGACTTTCAACGTCATCAAAACTAAGGAAACTACCGGAAAAGACATCACATATTCACACGAACTCTTCTAGacttttttgacattttcatttctctcatcgttttcttttttatcattaCTTCTTTGAATCTTTGGTTATAACCATTAAAGAATTCAACTGGTATGCGCATAAATTTCCGCATAACTCCATTAATATAATCAGGAGACCAATTCACTGGACTCAAATTTgattcgtcttcttcttctctctctctctccatttgTCAAGAAGCTGTTGAATCATCGTCCCCCACGAGTTTTGGAAAAAGCTTGCAAGTCAAATATCAATAGGTACTCTATCTTCAACTCTGATGATTGATCATAGCCGTTCAATTGGCTAACAAgatcttttatcttttgagtattttgttatctaaattataatattatccATTAAGGTttcaacttgttttgttttgttttgcccAGAAAATGTCTCTGTAACTTACATttaattaaacttaaaaaccAGACCAATTCatgactctctctctcttcttctctctgttttgtctctttaaGCACGACTAGAgattaaggaaacaaaagcttGAACCTTTGTAGTCAAAATCATcaggtatatatatcttcaaaaatCTCTCTATAGTTTCAACAAAACcctgatgatgataaagaagaatgatgatgataatcagATCTTAGCCGTTGGAAATCCAGAGATGGGAGACGGAGCTTTAATCGTAGCGGTGGCTATCAAAGGGAACAATAGCAAAACCAAAGGCGTTGTTCGATGGGCACTTCAAGAATTTGCTTCTCAAGAACATGTCGTCTTCAAGCTCTTACATGTCCAACCAAGTAAGTTCCTTATATTCTCTAAACTTCTACAAAAGTAACAGACTTTAAGTCAAATTTAGATCTGATATTGTTGAGTTAAAAACAGGAGATTCGAATTCGGTTTCAACTACAAGAAAAGATTTGACCACAAGTGTTTACAAAAAAGATGTTGATAGAAAAACCAGAGAGATGCTTCTTCCAAGCAGAGACATGTTTGTTCATAGAGAGGTATATTCGTAACTTCTCTCACAGATTTGATCTGTTATTTTAGTATGAATCTAAAATCTTGTGAAATGTGAATAGGTTCAATTGGATATAATGGTGCTTGAATCAGACGATATAGCTGATGCAATCTCTAAAGCAGTTCAAGATCATGGAATTAGTGAGCTAGTCATTGGAGCTTCCTCTTCAATCATCTTCTCATGGTAACATTTAAAACACAATCTCTTAGCTTTAGATTTCCATCAGATTGTTtaatctttttccttttgtagGAAGTTGAAGAGAAGCAACTTGTCTTCAAGAATTGCAGATGCTACACCAAGATTTTGCTCAGTTCATGTTATCTCTAAAGGAAAGCTTCTCAATGTTCGTAAATCCGATATGGACACCGAAACGAGCATTGCAGACGATAGAAGCGAAAGCCGGTTCTCTTCAGATAGCCATTCAGGTAAAAACTTACTCTGCAGTACACAAAGTAAAACCGGTTCCACCAGTTTGATTTGTTACACATTTTAGGAACAGTAAGTTCGACATCGAGTCATCAATTCTCATCAACACCTTTACTCTTCCAACGAATCCAAGCCCTAACAACCGTGAACCAGAAGGTTGGAACAAACATTGGAAAACAGAACAATGAAccgcatcatcatcatcataacagAGCTGGGTCTCTAGACGTGGATGAATCAAAGTTACTGAACCAGAAGGGCTTTTATCGAACAAGCAGCTCCGGAATCGGGTATGGAGGAAGTGATATCAGTAGCTGGAGAAGCTCTCAGATGGAAGAGGCTTCAAGCTCAAGTACCTACAGTGACCCTACTTCATCTAGTAGCCAGGTTTATTTTCCTTCTCAAAACCAGTTGATAATGAGTGAAGTTACACATTCTGTTTTACTAATGTGGGATTCATAACAAGCAGATACATAAAGACTTTGAGTTAGAGAAGCTGAAGATTGAACTCCGTCACATTAAAGGAATGTATGCAGTTGCTCAAAGCGAAGTCATCGATGCTTCTAAAaaggtttatttttgttacaataATTTAGAAAGTTGCTTTATTTAGATATTGGGAATGATTtgtatcctctgttttctttttattagaTGCAAGATCTGAACCAGCGGCGATCAGAGGAAGCTACAAGGCTCAAGAACTTAAcgataagagaagaagaagcggatGAAGTGGTGGAAATGGAGAGGGAGAGACAAGAGGATGCGGAAAACGAAGCTGAGCTCGTGAGAGAATGCATTGAGAGAGAAACCGAagagagacttgaggcggaAGCAAGAGCGGAAGAGGTTAGAAAAGAGAAGCAGAGGTTAGAGGATGCACTTGAAGGTGGACCGCTTCAACGCCAACAATACATGAAATTTGAGTGGGAAGAGATCGTCGAGGCGACGTCATCTTTCTCGGATGAACTTAAGATCGGAGTCGGTGGTTACGGAAGCGTATATAGGTGTAACTTGCATCACACGACAGTAGCTGTCAAGGTTCTTCATTCAGACAAAAGTAGTTTAACCAAACAGTTTCACCAAGAGGTAAATAAACATTCTTCACTTCTTAAACCTCCAAGCAAAATTACTGTTCTCCTAAAACGATGGCGTTCTCTTTGATACTTGTTCAGCTTGAGATTCTTAGCAAGATTCGTCATCCACACTTGCTTCTCCTCCTAGGCGCGTGTCCTGAACGCGGAAGCTTAGTTTACGAGTATATGCACAACGGAAGCCTTGAGGAAAGACTCATGAAACGCCGACCAAACGTTGACACACCGCAACCGCCGCCATTACGGTGGTTCGAGCGGTTCCGAATCGCTTGGGAGATCGCTTCAGCACTCTACTTTCTCCACACAAACGAACCAAGACCAATCGTTCACCGCGATCTTAAACCAGCCAATATCCTCCTAGACCGGAACAATGTGAGCAAAATCGGAGACGTAGGCCTTTCCAAAATGGTTAATCTTGATCCTTCTCATGCCTCAACGGTTTTCAACGAAACCGGTCCAGTTGGAACATTCTTCTACATAGATCCTGAATACCAAAGAACCGGAGTGGTAACTCCCGAATCTGATATCTACGCGTTTGGAATCATACTTCTTCAGCTAGTCACAGCTAGATCCGCGATGGGTTTGGCTCATTCGATAGAGAAAGCGTTGAGAGATCAAACCGGGAAATTTACAGAGATCTTGGATAAAACTGCTGGAGATTGGCCGGTTAAGGAAGCTAAAGAGATGGTTATGATAGGGCTTAGATGTGCAGAGATGAGAAAGCGTGATCGTCCTGATTTAGGGAAAGAGATTTTGCCGGTTCTTGAACGGTTAAAGGAAGTTGCGTCTATCGCAAGGAACATGTTTGCTGATAACCTAATTGATCATCACCATAACGCTCCGACCCATTTCTACTGTCCAATAACAAAGGTAATGAATGATACGAAAATCTTACATTTTATGTCAGATTTTTGATACgttatgtgttttgatttggtttatgGGGTCATTGATGAAATTAGGATGTGATGGAGAATCCATGTGTTGCTTCGGATGGATATACGTATGAGAAGAGAGCGATTAAGGAATGGCTTCAGAAGAATCATAAATCTCCAATGACGGATTTGCCCTTTCCTAgtgattctcttcttcctaatcattctcttctttctgCAATCAAGGAGTGGAGATCacaactaattaaataaattaattaaaggTTCTTAAATTTATACGGCTAAATTCGTCAATTAACATGAATCgttgtggtttttgttttgtcatacCATTCTTGCGCACAAACGTTGATGAAATATTCGAGCTTTTGtgtgtaaattttttttaccttatttgtttgattgtatTATAGGTTTTGACTGCATATTTGCAAGAAGAATATAATAgtgttgatttttgttgtgtcgtattttcttataaaagtaTACATATCAATACTAAcgaaaaacatatatgaatCCAATCcaatatgaatatgaaaactcttcgttttttaaaaatcttttagttGTGTATGATTTTATTATCAAACATGAGATAGTATCGTAAAAGTTGGCCTATCGTTTATACTACGAAGATACCCATATCATTTactattttgtatttttgtttgtttctctaaCATCTATCGGTTTCTTAGTGAAAAAAgtctaaaatattaaaatggtATGTTTTGTCATGTTGGATTTTGTTGAATATATGCAATTGTTAACTAGGTTAGTAACTTAGTATACATGAGATGAGATCTGACACCTAGGCCATTAAATTGTGTGGGTTCTATATGATATAGCTATGAAAGACATAAATATGGTTATAGAATAATAAATGGGCTAGCCAAACGAATACtgaatttacaaaaataacatttgagcATTGTTCACACATTCTATCATGCACTTATCTACCTGGAATGatagagttttctttttcctttatcCTTTTTTCATATAGTATTAGTTACAAACGAAGAAACTTTAACAAAGGTAAACAAATATACGTTAATAAGTTCGAACTATACGTCAATTATGAATTATGTCTAAACCAAACGATGTTCAAAACATAGAAGTAATAAGAATTACATTATAACAACAAACAGTATATGTAACTATGTAAGAGAATCATTGCAATAATTTATATTCTATATGTCGTTTAGTTTGCACACATGCACACATAGGGAAAAAGAACTTTATCCTAATATGAAGTGATTAAATATCAGAATGGAAATTATGCaatacaaatagaaaaataaaacaacaaagtaaaaaatctctaaaaaaatttagtaaacaAAAGTTGCAATTGAGTTGTGGTTGTTGAAAGGGGAGTGACATGAAGGTCCCCCCACCACCTTATTTGATACGTATGGTGATTGGTGGGGCTATCAAAGGACCATTCGACGTCGGAGTATAATTTTGTCATTATAATCAAGATTTTCTCTAATTGAAACTCTACACTAacctttcttttgttgtggCTAATTTTTGTATACTTTGGACGTAATAGTTCTGTTATTGGCTCTTAAATGATGTGGAAACTATTAAGAAGGTTCCATTAAGTCTAAGTGTTAATTTCTCATTTCCTTAAACTAGAAAGAAGGTTccataaaaagttaaaaggcAATGTCTAGTAAAGAGTAGTTAGGTAGTtttcacaagaaaaatacatCCTTTATAAGATTGATTAGCATtcctaacatttttttttgggaggTGATTTCGtaccaaaaacagaaacaaaattttaatacgTTTTCACAGTACAATGCCAAAATCTAATTCTAATATGACAAAGTTAAAATAGTCGTTCCAATAAATTGACCTATACAATTTGGTTTATACCAGTAGGTCATAAACTTATACAATTGGTTGAGAACTTGGCAGGGGAATAAAAACACACAAGTTTTCAATAATAGCGAACAAAAACAACTCATAAGTCCACATTGATACAACTAATTAAAACATGTTTCAGATCTCTCTATATCATTtacttcatctccatcacaTACCATCTACACATCTCTCTGTATCTCTACtgtaaacaaataaagtttCAATTATTCATACACTTTTTCTTATTCCATTTTGTATTCTCACACCTAAAGATTCCAACTTTAAATCTCTTGCTTAATACTCAAAATCCAATTTCCTTgtctacaaaagaaaaaccaaaaaatccaACACTATTCCATGAGATGAGAAAATCCCATTTGGTAAAACTGATACTTGCAGTATCTCTACCAACAACATTCTTGATCATGATCGCCATCATCataatcttcatcttctgtagaagaacaacaacagagACCAATGAAGTTCAATACGACGTCGAATCTCCTTACGAGAAACAAGAATTTTCCGATAACGGATCCGAAACAGAGGAGGAGCTTATCATCTTCAACGGTGGAGAAGATCTAACGATCTGCGATATACTCGATGCTCCAGGAGAAGTCATCGGAAAATCAAGCTACGGTACATTATACAAAGCGACGTTACAAAGAAGTGGGAAAGTTAGAGTTCTTAGGTTCCTTCGACCTTTATGTGCTGTGAATTCAGATTCTAAGGAGTTTAATGGCGTCATTGAGTCACTTGGGTTTGTTCGACATGATAATCTCGTTCCTCTGTTAGGGTTTTACGTTGGCAACAGAGGAGAGAAGCTTATGATTCATCCCTTCTTCGGTAGTTCCGGGAATCTTTCTGCGTTCATCAAATGTAAGTCTCTGTTttctactctgttttttttctctcgaGAAAATGCGAGGAAGCTGAAAAAGATtaaaaggaacaaacttttttaattttcggACCAAAAGAGATGTCTTGAGTTCTCTTTTTAGCTGTCTTGATTCGTGGAATCTCCTAGATTCTTGTTTTCTGGGAAACAAACAGAGTCTTGAGTTCTCGTTTTCCCGGGTAAATggtaaaaagtttttaacgCACTTATCGTTACCTATATAAGATGTCTCTGTTTTTGAAATATCTATATCGAAGATTTCTTCGTCAGATGGAATCATATTGGTAACTGTAGTCGATCCATAAGAAATCGTCTtatcttttacattttcataaatCGTAACatggaattgtttttttttatctctgacaaacaaaaaagtaagtttgtttattttgttctaGGATCACCATTATTGATCTAACTTTTGTCGGtaactacttttttttgtcacttcCCACTTAGTTTGCTCATTATATAAGACAAAATCTTTATAGATCTCGTTCCTTTAAAATCTGTAGAGCATCAACATCAgcattaatttttctaatcaaTATTCAATAGGTTGTcttaaaaacagagcatagtTTTGGCAGGTGGAGATGTTGACGCACACAAATGGAGCAACATTTTGAGTATCACCATTGGAATAGCAAAAGCTCTTGATCATCTCCATACAGGAATGCAGAAACCGATTGTTCACGGAAATCTGAAGTCGAAAAATGTTCTACTAGACAAGAGTTTTAGGCCTAGAGTCTCTGATTTCGGCTTGCATTTGCTTTTGAACCTTGCAGCTGGGCAAGAGGTTCTAGAAGCTTCAGCTGCAGAGGGTTACAAAGCGCCTGAGTTGATCAAGATGAAGGAAGTAAGCAAGGAGAGTGATGTATATAGTTTCGGTGTGATCATGCTTGAGTTAGTCTCTGGTAAAGAGCCGACAAACAAGAATCCAACGGGATCTGTACTTGATCGTAATAGGTTGTCGGATTTGTACCGTCCTGAGATTATTAGGAGATGTCTGAAGGATGGAAATGGTGTGACCGAAGAGTGTGTCCTCGAGTACTTTCAGCTTGCAATGTCTTGTTGCTCTCCATCGCCTACTCTTAGGCCGAGCTTCAAGCAAGTATTGAGGAAGCTTGAAGAGATCAGGAAATGATGCATTAGCAAACTTGACTAATTTGTGGAAGAGACATAGGAAGAGAAAGATTCAAACAATCAGAAACCTTTTTGCAAGATTGATTCAATGCGTAGGGCGGATAAGAGAGTCTTCATAGGATGATACAATACATATAACAAGTTCTAGCTTGTGGAAGTTCACAGAGAAGTAGTTAGTCTGATTATCTACAGAAGTAACTGAAGATGGATCAAGGTTTTGCTTAGGAAGGACTTTTAGAACAGAGTTATTGGAGAATAACTGAGAAAAGAGCCAACAAGAGACTCGAAGAACTTTGTAAGGCCTCTAGTAATCATAGAACATCATCTTTTTGAATGTAAATTGTCTTTGCAGTTGTATCTTTATAGCCTTGCTCGGTCTGTGCAGATATGATTCTTGAGTTGTATACCTGAAATCTCCAAGaggctctctctctctttctttctctatatatatatggttcttgttcttgaaggAGAACTTTGCAGTTTTAAGCAAAGTATCATGAACTAATCTTGTGGTGTTTGTTATAACCACAGATTCTACACTTTTTACGCTGCACTTTTCTCCATCAATACATTCagtgttttgtatatattatccTTCTGGGGATGGTATTGATCCCCAGAGCAAAACTTGTGGATTTTCCCGGGAAAATATTCAACAACAACTACCGAACTAAAACACACTGAAAAAAGTACCAGATTTAAACGGCACGGAGTGTTATAATTCTTATTACGAACGTCATGGTGTTATACTCCTTCTTTTTCAAATCGGTTTATTCTTTTTTCCGTTAAGTTTGATTTGAACCGGAATTGATCGGTTTAATCCGGATTGAACAAGCCTAGTCTTCTTCGTTTTggtgatctctctctctcctatGAATTGAATTCCACAGAGAGATTCTAAAAATCTTTCAATCCCACAGATTCGGATTTGTACTCCATACTCATGGAAGCTTCGATTTCGTTTCTGGGGTCAACAAAACCCAATATTTCCTTGTTTAACCCTTCTTCAAACGTCCTTCCTCGTAGAGATTTCCCTCTTCCTGctttgaaattgaagaaagtTTCAGTGCTGCCTCGAATCTTGCACCAGAAACGACTCATCAGAGCTCAGTGCTCTGATGGATTCAAACCAGAGGAAGACGATGGGTTTGTCCTAGAAGACGTTCCTCACTTGACCAAATTTCTCCCTGATTTACCGGTATTCGATTCTTCGCTGTTTCTGTCATGTGTTAATATCTTTGTCAAGTTATGAGTTTTTCCATCTAAAAGTATTAACTTTTCTGTTGGGTTGATGTTACTTCCCtaattgatgattttgtttctgaCATCACAGTCATATCCAAATCCATTGAAAGAAAGCCAAGCATATGCCATTGTTAAGTAAGTTCAAATTTCTACATGGCAAAGTCACTAAACTCATAAATACCTTTGAGGGTTGTAATGTATTGTTCATATGGTTTCTGTAGGCGAACTTTTGTCAGTTCCGAAGATGTGGTTGCGCAAAATGTAAGcttgatgtgtttttttctaagcttttttttttcgatttgCGGGTGTTTACTTGCTCTCAAAGCTCCCTCATTTTTAGATTGTAGTCCAGAAGGGAAGTAAGCGAGGAGTACACTTTAGGCGAGCAGGGCCTCGAGAAAGAGTatgatttcttctttaaagTGTTAAACTTTTGTGAGATTTTTCGCAACTGAAACCTGTTAAGTTTTTGGTTATACAGGTGTACTTCAGATCAGATGAAGTAAAAGCTTGCATAGTGACTTGTGGGGGCTTGTGCCCTGGAATCAATACTGTTATACGGGAAATTGTATGTGGATTGAACAATATGTATGGTGTTAATAACATTCTCGGCATTCAGGGAGGATATAGAGGCTTTTACTCCAAAAACACTATGAACCTGACACCTAAAGTAGTTAACGATATTCATAAACG includes:
- a CDS encoding Protein kinase superfamily protein (Protein kinase superfamily protein; FUNCTIONS IN: protein kinase activity, kinase activity, ATP binding; INVOLVED IN: protein amino acid phosphorylation; LOCATED IN: endomembrane system; EXPRESSED IN: 16 plant structures; EXPRESSED DURING: 12 growth stages; CONTAINS InterPro DOMAIN/s: Protein kinase, catalytic domain (InterPro:IPR000719), Serine-threonine/tyrosine-protein kinase (InterPro:IPR001245), Protein kinase-like domain (InterPro:IPR011009); BEST Arabidopsis thaliana protein match is: Protein kinase superfamily protein (TAIR:AT5G07620.1); Has 82931 Blast hits to 82167 proteins in 2664 species: Archae - 65; Bacteria - 8251; Metazoa - 30724; Fungi - 5376; Plants - 27548; Viruses - 192; Other Eukaryotes - 10775 (source: NCBI BLink).) yields the protein MRKSHLVKLILAVSLPTTFLIMIAIIIIFIFCRRTTTETNEVQYDVESPYEKQEFSDNGSETEEELIIFNGGEDLTICDILDAPGEVIGKSSYGTLYKATLQRSGKVRVLRFLRPLCAVNSDSKEFNGVIESLGFVRHDNLVPLLGFYVGNRGEKLMIHPFFGSSGNLSAFIKCGDVDAHKWSNILSITIGIAKALDHLHTGMQKPIVHGNLKSKNVLLDKSFRPRVSDFGLHLLLNLAAGQEVLEASAAEGYKAPELIKMKEVSKESDVYSFGVIMLELVSGKEPTNKNPTGSVLDRNRLSDLYRPEIIRRCLKDGNGVTEECVLEYFQLAMSCCSPSPTLRPSFKQVLRKLEEIRK